From the genome of Colletotrichum higginsianum IMI 349063 chromosome 4, whole genome shotgun sequence, one region includes:
- a CDS encoding DNA-directed RNA polymerase II subunit RPB1, whose amino-acid sequence MANLYFTHSSAPIKTVEEIQFGLMAPEDIKNMSVCHCVYPETMDETRTKPRDGGLNDPLLGSIDRQFKCKTCSQAMGECPGHFGHIELAKPVYHPGFIKKVKKVLEIVCHNCSKVLADRSDPEFLQAVNTRDPKVRFNRVWNICKKKTRCENEVKEQKPDDGEYGLNMKQAPVNHGGCGNIQPRVRHKALQLIAKFEAQGEDGVKKKEEPPITPEMAHNILRRISDDDLRDMGLNLEYARPEWMIVTVLPVPPPPVRPSISMDGTGQGLRNEDDLTYKLGDIIRANSNVKQAIREGSPAHIAQDFEQLLQYHVATYMDNDIAGQPRALQKSGRPVKAIRARLKGKEGRLRGNLMGKRVDFSARTVITGDANLSLDEVGVPRSIARTLTYPETVTPYNIGRLHELVQNGPNEHPGAKYVIRTDGTRIDLRHHRRAGQISLEYGWKVERHLITGDYIIFNRQPSLHKESMMGHRVRVMPYSTFRLNLSVTSPYNADFDGDEMNLHVPQSEETRAEVKELCLVPINIVSPQRNGPLMGIVQDTLAGAYKLCRRDVFLNKEQVMNIMLWVPNWDGIIPPPAIVRPRPRWTGKQIMSMAVPNIVSLHSAPDSKEDNPLKDEGLLIQSGQIMYGLLSKKNIGAASGGIVHIVYNEHGPEAAMKFLNGVQQTVNYWLLHNGFSIGIGDTIPDKVTIEKVQVHIDEHKAEVEEFTRQATANELEPLPGMNIRETFESKVSKALNTARDKAGTTTQKSLKDLNNAVTMASSGSKGSSINISQMTALVGQQIVEGKRIPFGFKYRTLPHFTKDDYSPEARGFVENSYLRGLTPSEFFFHAMAGREGLIDTAVKTAETGYIQRRLVKALEDVSAKYDGTVRNSLGDILQFLYGEDGLDAIYIEKQRMDHLNMSNKKFADRFRLDVMAENRPEELEWLEYGNEIAGDPAVQQLLDEEFEALTADRKQVRQINFKRKDDESMQLPLNIVRLMETSKKLFAVEDFQRSDLRPQDVIPAVQAMLNRMTIVRGNDDISKEADRSATILFKAQIRSRLAFKRIACQQRLNKMAFEHVLGELEARWDRAFVSPGEMVGVIAAQSIGEPATQMTLNTFHFAGVSSKNVTLGVPRLKEILNLAQNIKTPSMVVYLSGEDNASQEAAKALRSTVEHTTLRSVTAVTEIYYDPEITSTNIPDDLDMVESYYLIPDESHDKTEDQSRWLLRLTLDRQKLLDKELTVEDVARRIKEEYPNDLAVIFSDNNAEEQIIRIRPMHAGNDKDEDGEKKIEDDVMLKRLETHLLDTLSLRGVKGIERAFLNKETKLIETDDGALLAAKADERCSEWYLDTSGTALRQVLAVDGVDSNRTYTNHLWQIVEVFGIEAARAALVRELTQVLAFDGSYVNHRHLALLCDVMTYRGTISAVTRHGINRADTGALMRCSFEETVEILLEAAAVGELDDCRGISENVMLGQMAPMGTGHFDVLLDPKMLETVISDNSRMGLMPGMPVKGGEAGGAATPYDSGSPMADSGYMSLSSPAAGNFSPIVGAGSDSPTGFGTEYGGSGGFGGIGSVSHYSGASPGRPTSPFSTSPTSPFSSGYGGYSPSSPNAGYSPTSPLIDGAAGRYGATSPQFSPSSPSFSPTSPMLRPTSPASPNYSPTSPSYSPASPSSPRHYSPTSPAQYASPTSPSYSPASPNYSPASPNLHGAGPTSPSYSPASPTWSPTSPAQYSPTSPSFQQTPGAQQSPTSPSYSPTSPSWSPRTPGPGGSGN is encoded by the exons ATGGCGAACCTTTACTTCACGCACTCGAGTGCGCCGATCAAGACGGTCGAGGAGATTCAGTTCGGCCTCATGGCTCCCGAGGATATCAAGAATATGAGTGTCTGCCACTGTGTCTACCCCGAAACCATGGACGAGACCCGGACGAAGCCTCGTGATGGCGGTCTGAATGACCCGCTTCTCGGTTCCATCGATCGGCAGTTTAAGTGCAAGACCTGCTCCCAGGCGATGGGCGAATGCCCAGGTCATTTTGGCCACATCGAGCTGGCTAAGCCCGTCTACCATCCTGGCTTTATCAAGAAAGTCAAGAAGGTTCTGGAGATTGTCTGCCATAATTGCAGCAAGGTCTTGGCCGATAGA AGCGATCCTGAATTTCTCCAAGCTGTGAACACAAGAGACCCCAAGGTTCGCTTCAACCGCGTCTGGAATATCTGCAAGAAGAAGACTCGCTGCGAAAATGAAGTCAAGGAACAGAAACCTGACGACGGAGAGTACGGCCTGAACATGAAGCAGGCTCCTGTCAACCACGGCGGCTGTGGCAACATTCAGCCTAGGGTGCGGCACAAAGCCTTGCAGCTGATTGCAAAGTTCGAGGCCCaaggcgaggatggcgttaagaagaaggaagagccCCCCATCACCCCGGAGATGGCTCATAACATTCTGCGCCGcatcagcgacgacgacctgagaGACATGGGCCTCAACCTCGAGTACGCCCGTCCAGAGTGGATGATTGTTACCGTCCTTCCCGTCCCACCTCCACCGGTACGGCCCAGTATTTCCATGGACGGTACTGGCCAAGGGTTGAGGAACGAAGATGATTTGACATACAAACTGGGCGATATCATCCGAGCCAACAGCAACGTCAAGCAAGCCATTCGCGAAGGCTCACCTGCTCACATCGCCCAAGATTTtgagcagctgctgcagtACCATGTCGCCACTTACATGGATAATGATATTGCTGGGCAGCCTCGCGCTTTGCAGAAGAGTGGCCGCCCAGTGAAGGCCATCCGTGCCCGCCTCAAGGGAAAGGAGGGTCGCCTTCGCGGTAACTTGATGGGAAAACGTGTCGACTTCTCAGCACGTACTGTCATCACTGGTGACGCCAACCTttccctcgacgaggtcggtgTGCCCCGAAGCATCGCAAGAACGTTGACCTACCCCGAGACGGTCACTCCTTACAACATTGGAAGATTGCACGAGCTGGTACAGAATGGTCCGAACGAGCACCCAGGTGCTAAATACGTCATCCGCACCGACGGTACGAGGATTGACCTtcgtcaccaccgccgcGCCGGACAGATTTCTCTCGAGTACGGCTGGAAGGTTGAGCGTCACTTGATCACCGGCGATTATATCATCTTCAACCGCCAGCCATCTCTTCACAAGGAGTCCATGATGGGTCACAGAGTCCGCGTTATGCCTTACTCGACTTTCCGTCTCAACCTGTCAGTCACGTCGCCGTACAATGCCGATTTCGACGGTGACGAAATGAATCTTCACGTCCCTCAAAGCGAAGAGACCAGAGCTGAGGTCAAGGAACTCTGCCTGGTTCCCATCAACATTGTTTCTCCGCAAAGAAACGGCCCTCTAATGGGTATCGTGCAAGACACCCTTGCCGGCGCCTACAAGCTTTGCCGTCGTGACGTGTTCCTCAACAAGGAGCAGGTTATGAACATCATGTTGTGGGTCCCAAACTGGGATGGTATCATTCCCCCGCCAGCCATCGTGCGGCCCAGACCAAGATGGACGGGCAAGCAGATCATGAGCATGGCAGTTCCCAATATTGTCAGCTTGCACAGCGCTCCAGATTCGAAGGAGGACAACCCCCTTAAGGACGAGGGTCTCCTCATTCAGTCGGGACAGATCATGTACGGTTTGCTCTCCAAGAAGAACATCGGTGCCGCCAGTGGTGGTATCGTCCACATCGTATACAACGAGCACGGGCCAGAGGCGGCTATGAAGTTCCTTAACGGGGTTCAGCAAACCGTCAACTACTGGCTTCTACACAACGGTTTCAGTATCGGTATTGGTGATACGATTCCCGATAAGGTTACCATTGAGAAGGTGCAGGTGCACATTGACGAGCACAAGGCTGAGGTCGAGGAGTTCACACGACAAGCTACTGCTAACGAGCTGGAGCCTCTGCCCGGTATGAACATCCGTGAGACCTTCGAGAGCAAGGTTTCCAAGGCTCTTAACACAGCCCGTGACAAGGCCGGTACTACTACGCAGAAGAGTTTGAAGGATTTGAACAACGCTGTCACCATGGCCTCGTCTGGTTCCAAGGGGTCATCCATCAACATTTCCCAAATGACTGCCCTCGTCGGACAGCAGATCGTCGAGGGTAAGCGAATTCCCTTCGGCTTCAAGTACCGCACGCTCCCCCATTTCACCAAGGACGACTACTCTCCCGAGGCTCGCGGTTTCGTCGAGAACTCCTACCTCCGTGGTCTTACGCCGAGTGAATTCTTCTTCCACGCCATGGCTGGTAGAGAGGGTTTGATCGATACTGCTGTCAAGACCGCCGAAACTGGTTACATCCAGCGTCGTCTCGTCAAAGCGCTTGAGGACGTCAGCGCCAAGTATGACGGTACCGTCAGAAACTCTCTTGGCGATATTCTGCAGTTCCTGTATGGTGAAGACGGCCTGGACGCCATCTATATCGAGAAGCAACGCATGGATCACCTCAACATGTCCAACAAAAAGTTCGCCGACCGTTTCCGGCTCGATGTCATGGCCGAGAACAGACCTGAAGAGCTTGAGTGGCTTGAGTACGGCAACGAAATCGCGGGCGACCCGGCGGTTCAGCAGCTCTTGGACGAAGAATTTGAGGCACTCACCGCCGACCGCAAGCAGGTTCGCCAGATCAACTTCAAGAGGAAGGATGATGAATCGATGCAGCTTCCGTTGAACATCGTTCGTCTTATGGAAACCTCCAAGAAGCTCTTCGCTGTCGAGGATTTCCAGAGAAGCGACTTGCGTCCACAAGACGTTATTCCGGCGGTTCAGGCCATGCTTAACAGAATGACCATCGTCCGTGGTAACGATGACATCTCCAAGGAGGCTGACCGCAGCGCCACGATTCTCTTCAAGGCACAGATTCGCTCACGCCTTGCCTTCAAGCGCATTGCTTGCCAGCAGCGCCTGAACAAGATGGCTTTCGAGCACGTCCTGGGAGAGTTGGAGGCTCGGTGGGACCGAGCCTTTGTCAGTCCTGGTGAAATGGTTGGTGTCATCGCGGCCCAGTCTATCGGTGAGCCTGCCACGCAGATGACGCTGAACACCTTCCATTTTGCTGGTGTTTCTTCCAAGAACGTGACGCTTGGTGTTCCTCGTCTCAAAGAAATCCTCAACTTGGCCCAGAACATCAAAACTCCTTCCATGGTAGTGTACTTGAGCGGCGAGGACAACGCTAGTCAAGAAGCTGCCAAGGCTCTTCGCAGCACAGTCGAGCACACGACGCTGCGCTCAGTTACCGCGGTCACTGAGATTTACTACGACCCCGAGATTACGTCGACCAACATCCCTGATGATCTGGACATGGTCGAGTCTTACTACCTCATTCCCGACGAATCCCACGACAAGACTGAAGACCAGTCCAGATGGTTGCTGCGTCTCACTTTAGACCGCCAGAAGCTTCTCGACAAGGAGCTTACAGTCGAAGATGTTGCTAGACGCATCAAGGAGGAGTACCCCAACGATCTTGCAGTCATTTTCAGTGATAACAACGCTGAAGAGCAAATCATTCGTATCCGCCCCATGCACGCCGGCAACGACAAGGACGAAGATGGCGAGAAGAAAATTGAAGATGATGTCATGCTGAAGAGACTGGAGACTCATCTGCTCGACACTCTCTCCCTCCGTGGTGTCAAGGGCATCGAGAGAGCTTTCTTGAACAAGGAGACCAAACTCATCGAGACCGATGACGGAGCGTTGTTGGCCGCCAAGGCTGATGAGCGCTGTTCGGAGTGGTACTTGGACACATCCGGAACTGCTCTCCGCCAGGTcttggccgtcgacggcgtcgattCCAACCGTACCTACACCAACCACTTGTGGCAGATTGTTGAAGTTTTCGGTATCGAGGCGGCCAGAGCAGCTCTGGTCCGTGAGTTGACCCAAGTGCTTGCCTTTGACGGTTCCTACGTCAACCACAGACATCTTGCTCTTCTTTGCGATGTCATGACCTACAGAGGTACAATCTCTGCTGTAACTCGTCACGGCATCAACCGTGCCGACACCGGTGCCCTCATGCGTTGTTCCTTCGAAGAGACTGTCGAAATTCTCCTCGAGGCTGCAGCCGTGGGCGAGTTGGACGACTGCCGTGGCATCTCCGAGAACGTCATGCTTGGTCAGATGGCACCCATGGGTACTGGTCACTTTGACGTTCTCCTCGATCCGAAGATGCTGGAGACTGTCATCAGCGACAACTCACGGATGGGTCTTATGCCTGGCATGCCAgtcaagggcggcgaggcgggcggggcCGCCACCCCCTACGACTCCGGATCACCCATGGCCGACTCTGGGTACATGTCTCTCAGCTCACCCGCTGCCGGCAACTTCTCTCCCATTGTTGGCGCGGGCTCCGATTCTCCCACCGGCTTTGGCACCGAGTAcggtggtagtggtggttTTGGTGGCATCGGCTCCGTCAGCCATTACTCGGGCGCCAGCCCGGGACGGCCGACCAGCCCCTTCAGCACGTCTCCAACCTCGCCTTTCAGCAGTGGATACGGCGGATACTCACCATCGTCGCCTAACGCTGGCTACTCTCCGACTTCGCCCCTCATCGACGGTGCTGCTGGCCGCTACGGCGCCACTTCGCCCCAGTTCAGcccttcgtcgccgtccttctcgccgacgtcgcctaTGCTGCGGCCTACCAGCCCCGCGAGCCCCAACTACagcccgacgtcgccgagctaCTCGCCGGCATCCCCCTCTTCGCCCAGACACTActcgccgacatcgccgGCTCAGTATGCCTCGCCCACCTCCCCGAGCTATTCGCCGGCCAGTCCTAACTACAGCCCGGCATCTCCCAATCTTCACGGGGCTGGCccaacgtcgccgtcgtaCTCTCCTGCGTCACCGACATGGTCTCCAACTTCACCGGCTCAGTACTCCCCTACGAGTCCGAGCTTCCAGCAGACTCCAGGAGCGCAGCAGTCGCCGACCAGCCCCAGCTACTCACCAACA TCGCCTTCCTGGTCTCCCCGAACTCCCGGGCCGGGCGGTTCTGGCAACTGA